The Haloarcula rubripromontorii region CGCCCATGCCGACCGCTGGTAGTTTCTGCTACCCGTGTGCATATTCCGTCTTCACAGCGTACCCGACGACGAAAGCCGCCCAGACGAGCGATCCGACGAGGACGAGGTCGAACGGGACCGGGTAGCCGAGGTTCCACGCGAGTACGAGCCCGTGTATCGCCCCCATGAACGCCATCGTTGCGACGGTGACGGTGGCCGCTACGTGCGGCACGTCCGGCGGGTCGTAGCGGAACGTCCACTTTAGCACGACGAGCGTAGCGATCATCAGTGCCGGCATAAGAACGACACCGACCGGCTTCGAAACGTAGTTATCGGGCCTGCCCGACGCGGAGAAGTGAATCGCGACTTCGGCGGGGAGGCGAGACCAGACCGCCACGCCGGCCAGGGCTGTCAGGGCGATGATGACACCGCTTACGATGTCGGCACGGCTCTGTTGGCGCGCCATACCCGTCGTTTGATCCGGCGGCGCAAGAAAGGCAGCGTGACTATGCGAGACAGAACCACGAGCAGCGCCGTGGCGACGACCATTTACGGGAGCGCAGTCAACGCCTGCATATGACAGACGCTACACCGGGCGACCGCATCGCCCTCCCGTGTCCGGCCTGCTCGCCGGACCTGGAAACGGTTCACGAGGTGCTGAAGCCGGGCGGCCACGTGACGGTTCGCTGTACGGACTGTGACCACGTCCACAAGGAACAACTGCCGGAGGAGGAGACACTAGAGCGAAGCGTCGTCGTCTCACAGGACGGGGACTCCTTCACCGCGGAGGTCGACGTGCCAGCCGAAGAAGAACTGTCCGTCGGCGAGGAGTTCCTGCTGGAGACCGAAGAGGCCGTCGTGACCGCGCGCATCACCAGTTTAGAGACCGCGGACGGCCGCGAAGACGAGGCGGCCGCCGAGGACGTCGAGACCATCTGGTCGCGGGCCGTCGGCAACGTCTCGGTCAACGTCACGATGCACCCGAAAGACGGCACGCACGACGAGACCGAGAGCTTCAAACTCCACGTCCCCGGCGACTACGAGTTCGTCGTCGGCGAAACCGAAGCGTTCGGTGAGGAGGAGTTCACCGTTGAGGGGATTCACGTCCGCGACGACGCCCACGGCTACGACCACGAGAACATGGACCACGACGGTGACATGGGCATCGCGAAGGACATCAACCGGCTGTACGTCAGGGACGAGTCGACCACGGCGTGGTCTGCGTGGTAGGATGGCGGACTGGGACCGGCAGCGGTCGCGGCTGTCTGACCGTCTCCGAGAGCGGGTCGTCGACGAGGACGTTCTCGCGGCGATAGCGTCGGTTCCGCGCCACCTGTTCGTCCCGGACGACAAGCGACACGCTGCCTACGCCGACCGCCCGCTCCCGATCGGGTCGGGTCAGACGATTTCTGCGCCACACATGGTCGCAATCATGGCTGAGATACTCGACCTGTCTCCCGGAGACCAGGTGCTTGAGATCGGCACTGGGTGTGGCTACCACGCCGCGGTGACTGCTGAACTGGTCGGCCCCGAGAACGTCTACAGCGTGGAGTACCATGCGCCGCTCGCCGACGACGCACGGGAAACGCTAGATGCGACCGGCTACGGCGAGGTTTCGGTTCGAGCCGGCGACGGCAAGCAGGGGTGGCCAGAACACGCGCCTTATGACCGGACGTATCTGACCTGTGCCGCGCCGGAGTTCCCCGCCCCGCTCGTCGACCAGACCCGCGACAGCGGTGTCCTCCTGGCCCCGCTCGGCGACGGACAACAGCGCCTTATCCGGGCGGAGAAACAGGCTGACGGCACAGTTAATCGCGTCGACCACGGCGGGGTTCGATTCGTCCCGCTCCAGTAGCGGTTTCGACAGACGTGGCCGTTGTCGCGCCATTGATATAGCTCTGGCCGAATATAGTGGTATGGACCCGGCGGTACTGCGGGACGACATGGTCGACAGCCTGCAACACGACAGCAAGGGTGTCGTCCGGAGCGCGTGGCTGTCGACAGCGATGCGCGCCGTCCCCCGCGAGGCCTTCGTCGGCGAGCAACAGGCCTACTCCGACCGCCCCTTCGAGCGCCTTGGAACGCGCGTCCTCTCGCCCAGCACCGCCGGCCGAGTACTCGAAACTCTGTCACCTGCGGAAGACGACGATGTGCTCGTGGTCGGTGCTGGTGTCGGCTACACGGCCGCAGTGCTGGCAGAACACGTCGGCGCAGCGAACGTGCATGCAATAGATATCACGCGCCGCCTCGTGATTGAAGCCCGGCAGAACTTGGCAGAAGCAGGCTACGAAGCCGTCCTCGTCGACCGCCGCGACGGGGCCGACGGACTGCCCGAATACGCTCCGTACGACCGGATTCTTCTGGAAGCCGCCGCAATCGACCCGCCCAGGGCGCTCCTCAAGCAACTGACCGACGACGGGCGGCTGGTGATGCCGCTGGGAACCGGCGAGCAGTCGCTGGCCGTCGTCGACGCCGACGGGTCGGTCGAGCGACACGGCACCGTCGCCTTCCAGCCGATGCTCGTCGAGGGTGAGCAGGCCGACACCGTCGAGCGCAACCGGACCCACCGCGAGGACCGCGAACACGCCCGGCGGGCGGCCCAGTCTCGCGCCGGCTGGGAGCAGGAGTGGATCGACTGGGACGGCTAGGGCGACTTGACGACGAGCAGGTCGGTGTTCGAGCGAGCGTCCTTGTAGCTGCTTCCCGCCGGCGGTTTCACCTCGAACGTGACCGTGCCGTCCTGTTGATTCGGCCCGAGCGACGGCGACAGCGAGAGAGTCGCGTTCCCTTCACCACCTGTCTCGCCGGTCTTGACTGACGAGAGCGTCGCCGTCCCGCTCTTGGCGACGACCGTTGCGCCGGAGACGGGAGACCCCTTCGAGTCGACGACAGTGACAACGATGTCCTGTGACCCCGGATTCGCCACTTCCGGGTGTGGCTCAACGTCGACTTCCGTCACTTGTAGCGTCTCGATTCCCGAAATAGTGCTCATCATCACGGAGAGGCAGGCGACGCCGACCACCAGCGCGATAACGAGGCGAATCGGCAGTCCTTCGATAGCACGCTCGTCGCGCCACAGCGAATCTGACATGGACTGGTGTGGTTCCGAACTCGTATTTGAACCCTCGGACGAACGTTCAAATACCGGAACGGGGCAACCGCCGGCATGGTCGTTCTCGGACGCGAGGAAGCGACGGGGCCAACGACACGGCTGGGCCACTATCGGGCCCGCGACGGGAGCCGCGGTGCTGAAGTCGATCTCGATGTCGACCGGCCACACGTCGGCCTCGTCGTTGGCAAACGCGGGTCGGGGAAGACGTACACGCTCGGTGTCCTCGCCGAGGGATTGGTTGCTGCTGAGGGGGTCGCCCCGGTCGTCATCGACCCGATGGGGGCGTTCACGCCGCTCGGAACTGCGGATGTGCCTGCGACGGTCATGCATCCCAGCGTTCGTGCGGACGCGCTCGACCCGCGTCAGTGGTGTACGGTGCTCGGCCTCGACCCCGAACAGGGGCCGGGAGCACTTGTGTGGCGAGCGGCGGCCGAGTGCGCAACCCTCGATGGGATGCGCTCGTGGGTGGCCGACGCGGATGCGGCGGCGGGGACTACCCGCTCGGCAGCGAACTATCTCGCGCTCGCCGCATCATGGGATATCTTCGATGCTGCGGGTATCGAGACGGGAACGCTGTGCAGCGATAGCCTGACTGTGCTCGATATGTCGGGACTCGCCGCTCGACCAGCCGGTGCGGTTCTCGCCGCTGTCGCGACTTCGCTGTACGACGCTCGGATGGCCGAACAGACGTGCCGACTGCCGTGGCTGCTGGTCGACGAAGCCCACGCGTTTACCGACGGCGTTGCTCGGCGTCCGCTCCGCCGTCTCGTCACGCGAGGCCGTCAGCCCGGTGTGAGTTGTGTGCTGGCGACACAGCGACCCAGCGCCGTGCCGGCGACGACCGTCTCTCAGACCGACTTGCTCGTCGCCCACCGACTGACGAGTGCGGCTGACATCGACGCACTGCAGGCCGCCCAGCCGACGTATCTCGACGGCGATTTCGCGGCCCGGCTCCCGGAGACGACCGGTGACGCGCTCGTCGTCGACGACGGCACCGAATCCGTCCATCACGTGACCGTCCGCGAGCGGCGGACACCCCACGGTGGCGGGACCCCGCGGGCAAGCGACCTCGACGCAGACAGAGAGCAGGAATGCTCTGTGGCACGTGCTGAAAAATGACGACTCTATGAGTCACACGACCTGCACGAGGCCCCAGGCCAGCCCGATTGCGGCCAGCGCACAGACGAGGTTGCCGACGGCGTTGAGAGCGGCCAGCGCCACGTGGCCGTCCTCCCACAATCGAACCGTTGCGACCGAAAACGAGGAAAACGTCGTGAACGACCCGCACGCGCCGACGCCGACCAGTAATGCCGCGTCACCGGTCACACCGGCGAACGTGACCAGTCCCAAAACGAAGCTCCCGATGACGTTCACGGTAAATGTCCCGAGCGGGAACGTCTCTTGTTTGACGGCCCCTGCCAGATAGTGGCGACAGAGTGCCCCGAGTGCCCCACCGGTCCCGACCAGATGCGCCGGTTCGATAGCGACCATCAGCGCTCACCTCCGGTGACCAGCCGGACGGTTTCACGGCCGACAAGGACGCCGGCAAACCCCAACGCGTAGCTCCCAACGACGTTCGCAACAGCCCACTCGGGTGTCAATACTGTCTCCACCGCGAACGTGCTGTAGGTGGTAAACGAAGAGATGAAGCCGGTCGAAGCGGCCAGTTTCGTTTCGCTGGCCAGCGCACCGACCTGCAGCCCTTCGTACACGAGTACACCGAGTGCGAAACTGCCACAGACGTTGACCAGCAGCGTCCCCTGTAGTCCCGGAAAAAAGAGGCCGACGAAGTACCGAAGGTTCGAACCGGCGAACCCTCCGAGGCCTACGAGAACGATAGTTTCGACCGTTACCAGCGGGTGGGTATCCGCCATCGCTACTCTCCGAGTATCTCCGCCAGCCGTGCTTCACCGAGTGTGTCGACGAGCTGTGCGAGTTCGATAACTCGCTCTTCGCCGAGCGCATCCACGAGTTCACGGATCTCTGCCGGGTCGAACGTCCGGGCGACGTAGCCGAGATTCTCTACCATTCGCGTGGTCCGGTCGAGTGTTTCTTCATCGGGGCGCAATGTCAACGGCCGATTAGTGAACTTCCCGTTTTCGTTGAAGTAGCAGAACCGTAACTCGGCGGTGTCGCTGTCATCCGGATCGACGATCTGCAAGACGCCGTACCCACTGTCCCACTCGTCCAGTTCGACCTCAAGTAGCGTTTCGTAGCGGGTCACAGGACTTGCTTCTAAACACGTAGACTTATAGATTGGCATATCGAGAACGAAAACAAGCGATATAAATTACCAATCACAACAAAACAGCAATCAAGCGAGAACAGGACGCACTTCCTCGGCGATAACGCTGTACCGGAATAATATTGGTACAGGTGTTATTCCGGAACGGTTGTCGGCGTATCGACAGTCTGGTGTATCCCATCGTGTCGAGCCTTCCGCTGTAACCCGTCACCAGAGACGCCAGTGGCTAAAATGGTTTTCGGCAATGAAATTATTTTTATATCCGCTCCAACTACGGCAGAGCAATGCCAGAATCAAAACAGGGATATAGTGTCGCCCATTTCGAGGTCACCAATATCGGTGGGATCGATGAGACAGCAGTCGATATTCCGCCGGGCGTGACGGTCCTGACGGGGAAGAACGCCACAAACCGGACGTCGTTTCTACAGTCTATTATGGCGGCGATGGGGAGTACGCAGGCCACGCTGAAAGGCGACGCCGACGAGGGGCGCGTTGCCCTCACGTACGGCGATGAAGTGTACGAACGGACGCTCACGCGAGCGGGGGACGCTGTCCAGTTTGACGGTGAGGGATACCTTGACGATCCAGCGGTCGCCGACCTGTTCGCGTTCCTCCTCGAAACCAACGAGGCGCGCCGGTCAGTTGCCCGCGGCGACGATCTCCGCGAAATCATCATGCGGCCGGTCGACATCGACGCGATCCGTTCGGAAGTCGAACAACTGGAAGCGGAGAAAGGCGAGATCAACGACGAGCTTGCCACGGTTGAATCCCGCCAGCGTGACCTTCCGGACCTCGAACAGCGCCGGACCGAACTCCGCGAGCAGATTGAGGAGAAACGCGAGAAACTCGCCGAGCGCGAGGAGGAGATAGACAACAGCAGCCGGGATATCGAGGAGAGCCGTCAGGAACAGGATGTCCTCGAAGAGAAACTCGACGAACTCCGCTCGACGCGGTCAGACCTCGAATCTGTCCGGCGTGATATCGAGGCACAGGAGGAGAGTATCTCCTCGCTGAAACGCGAACGATCCGATCTCGAAGACGAGCTGGACGAACTACCGGAGACGCCGATGGGCGACCAGCAGCACCTCGAAGACGAAATCGCAAGCCTGCGTGACCAGCGCCAGCGGCTGAACAGCGAGATATCCGATCTTCAGAGCCTGATCCAGTACAACGAGGAACGGCTCGAAGAGGAAGACTACGACGTCATCCAGTCGCTTGAAGACGCGCCCGAAGGCTCCGGCGGCGCGGTGACAGAGCAACTCCTCGAAAGCGAGGACGAGGAATCCGTCGTCTGCTGGACGTGCGGCTCGACGGTCGACCGGGAGCAGATCGAAGATACTGTCGACCGCCTGCAGGACCTCCGCCGGGGGAAAGTCGAGGATCTCAACGACATCAAGTCGGAACTCGACGATCTCAAAACCGACCAGCGCGAAGCCGAAAAGAAGCAGCGCCGCCGCGAGAACGTCGAACGGAAGATACAGGAGACCGAAACGGAGATCGAACGCCGCGAGGAGCAGATCTCCTCGTTGAAGGACCGGCGCGAGGAACTGACTGCGGACGTCGAGTCACTGGAAGACGAGGTCGACAACCTCGAATCCGAGGACTTCGACGAGATCCTCGCGCTACACCGGGAGGCGAACCAGCTCGAGTTCGAGATCGACAGTCTGGAGTCCGACCTCGATGACGTGTCCGCTGAGATTGAGGAGATCGAGGAGCTGGTCAATCGGGCCGACGACCTCCGTGAGGAGCGCGACGCCCTCGTCGAGGAACTCACCGACAAGCGGACGAAAATCGACCAGATCGAAGCCAACGCCGTCGACCAGTTCAACGAGCACATGGACGCCATTCTCGGTATCCTGGAGTACGAGAACCTCGAACGAATCTGGATCGAACGCATCGAGCAAACCGTCCGTGAGGGGCGACAGAAGGTCGACAGAACGGTGTTTGAGCTCCACATCGTTCGAACCACCGAGAACGGCGCGGCTTACGAGGACACCATCGAACACCTCAGCGAGAGCGAGCGTGAGGTGACCGGCCTCATCTTCGCCCTCGCGGGCTATCTGGTGCATGACCTCCACGAGAGCGTTCCGTTCATGCTGCTTGACTCGCTGGAAGCCATCGACTCGGCGCGGATCGCCGAACTCGTCGAGTACTTCGCTGACTACGCCGAGCATCTCGTCGTGGCCCTCCTACCGGAGGATGCGCAGGCGCTGGACGACGACTTCAACCGCATCACCTCGATCTAACCCCGTAGTCTTTTAGTTCCGGTTACCGTACGTGGGACCAACAGATGGCGAATACGACAGACGGCCGGCCGTCGAGCAAGGTCGCTCGACTTATCGACGAGTACGAACTTGATGGACTCGGTGCGGAGATGGAGGCTCGCTGGACGGGTGACGGTGAAGAGCGGATGAGTCTCCGTGATCTCGCGGAGTTTTTCAACAAGCGCCTCCTCGAACGTGAACTGGTCGATGCGGGCCTGAGCGCGCTTGAAAGTGACGTGGAATCGACCTACGAGAACCTCACTGGTGACGACATCAGCACGGGCGTTCGGACTGATACCGTCAACCGACTCGAACGCAACGGTGTCGATGTCGACCGTCTCGAAACCGATTTCATCACCTACCAGGCCATCCGGTCGTATCTGAAGGAATGGCGCGGCGCGGAGTATCAGGGGCTGTCCGACGACGAGAAGATCGAAAAGGACCTCGAAAGCATTCAGCGACTCCTGACCCGAACGCTGTCGGTCACCGACCAGCGTATCGAGAAACTGCGCGATACGGGCCGCATCGACATCGAGGACTTCGAGGTATTTCTGGACGCGCAGGTGCTGTGCCAGTCCTGTGGCAGCCAGTACGCCGTCGCGGAGTTCTTCGACCAGGGCGGCTGTGCGTGTCAGCAGGACTGAGCGCCACTTCGGACTCTCTCTGAATTCGCGGAGGCATCCGCAACGACATTGAATTAGTAGAACAACCGATAGCGGTTGTGGAATCCAACGAAACAAACGATTTGAGGATACCGGGCTGCCGTAGAATGGAACCGTACTGCCGTCCCGGGAATCCGCCGTCGTAGCTGCCTGCTGAGTCACACAGGGCTGAAGACATCGGGGGCCATTGGAACGGACATGGACCCAGGCGACCTCCGAGCGTCGATTCCGGCACTCGAACGGTGTACGTATTTCAACACAGGGGCAAGCGGGCCGACGCCGCGCCCAGTGGTCGACGCTGCGACGGCGTTTCTCGAACGTCACGCTTTCGACGCGCCTGCGGCTGAGGGACCCTATACAGTTGCGTGGGACGCTATCGCGGCGGCCCGCGACGTCGTTGCCGGCCATATCGGGACCGACGCCGCCAACGTCGCGTTCACTCGCAGTACCGCCGACGGGGTCAACATGGTCGCGGGGGCCATAGACTGGCAACCCGGCGACGTGGTAGTCCGGACCGACCTCGAACACCCGGCCTGTACGCTCCCCTGGGACCGGCTGGCCGACACCCACGATGTCGAGGTCCGGCTGCTGGAGACCGACGGCGGGCGGCTCGACATGGCAGCCGTGAACGATGTCGTGGCCGACGCCAGGCTCGTGGCGCTGAGTTCGCTCACCTGGACCCACGGGACAAGACTCCCGGTTTCGGCCGTCGTCGACGCGGCCCACGACGCCGGCGCGCAGGTGCTCGTCGACGCCGTCCAGTCCGTCGGGCAACATCCCGTTGACGTGACCGAATGGGGCGCGGACTTCGTGACCGCGGCGGGGCACAAGTGGTTGCTGGGCGTCTGGGGAGGCGGGTTCCTCTACGTCGACCCGGATGCGTATGACCGACTCCACCAGACCCGCATTGGCTATCGAAGCGTCGAAGACCCCGGCGCTGACGGATACGACTACCACGAGGGTGCGCGCCGCTTCGAGGTCGGCACCACCTCGCCGGTTCCCTACGTCGCGCTCGCACATGCCATCGAAACGGTCGAGGCCGTCGGGTTCGACACGATTCAGCCCCGCGTCGAACGGCTGACCGACCGGCTCAAGGACGGGCTCGGCGACCGACTGCTGAGTCCCCGCGACTACGAGTCGGGACTCGTGACGTTCACTGCTGATGACCCCGAGGCGACCGTCGAGCGACTCGCGGCTGAGGGTATCATCATCAGGTCGCTCCCCCATCCCGAGGCGCTCCGGGCGTCCGTCCACGCGTTCAATACGGCCGACGACATCGACCGCCTGCTCGACGCGCTATAGCCTTTACAGCGTCCTGCTGTGACTGGCGTTACAGCCCCGGAGTTTCTTGCCCTGACCGGCCGTTCCTCCTCGCATGGAGACACGCCCCGTCCTGACGTGCTTCCTGCGCAGCGAAGGCGAGGTGCTGCTGTTGCGCCGGAGCGGTGCGGTCGGCTCGTATCGGGGCCAGTGGGGCGGTATGGCAGGACACGTTGCCGACGATGCCGGGCGGGACCGGGACCCGGAGACAGCCGCCCGGGCCGAAATCGATGAGGAGACCGGGCTGGCCGACGCGGTGACGCTTGTCCGGCAGGGCGACTCGTTTCAGGTCACAGACGCCGACCATGGGGTCCGCTGGCAGGTCCACCCGTTTCTGTTCGACTGCGAGGCCCGCACAGTCACGACGAACGAGGAGACGACCGAGACCGCGTGGGTCCACCCGCCTGAAATCCTGATCCGTGAGACGGTCCCGCGGCTGTGGACCGCCTGGGACCGTGTTCGGCCGCGAGTGGCGACCGTTCGCGAGGACCGGACTCACGGCTCGGCGTGGCTGTCACTCCGGGCGCTGGAGGTGCTACGCGACGAAGCCGCCCTGGCTGACGCCGGACGGAGCGACGACCTAGAGACGGCCGAGCGGGACGGCGACGACTGGGACGCGCTCGCCGCGCTCGCCGCCGAAATCCGCGAGGCCCGCCCCTCGATGGTCGTCGTCGCCAACCGGGTCAACCGAGCGATGGCCGCCGTCACCGCCGA contains the following coding sequences:
- the rdfA gene encoding rod-determining factor RdfA — its product is MANTTDGRPSSKVARLIDEYELDGLGAEMEARWTGDGEERMSLRDLAEFFNKRLLERELVDAGLSALESDVESTYENLTGDDISTGVRTDTVNRLERNGVDVDRLETDFITYQAIRSYLKEWRGAEYQGLSDDEKIEKDLESIQRLLTRTLSVTDQRIEKLRDTGRIDIEDFEVFLDAQVLCQSCGSQYAVAEFFDQGGCACQQD
- the crcB gene encoding fluoride efflux transporter CrcB, which translates into the protein MVAIEPAHLVGTGGALGALCRHYLAGAVKQETFPLGTFTVNVIGSFVLGLVTFAGVTGDAALLVGVGACGSFTTFSSFSVATVRLWEDGHVALAALNAVGNLVCALAAIGLAWGLVQVV
- a CDS encoding NUDIX domain-containing protein — its product is METRPVLTCFLRSEGEVLLLRRSGAVGSYRGQWGGMAGHVADDAGRDRDPETAARAEIDEETGLADAVTLVRQGDSFQVTDADHGVRWQVHPFLFDCEARTVTTNEETTETAWVHPPEILIRETVPRLWTAWDRVRPRVATVREDRTHGSAWLSLRALEVLRDEAALADAGRSDDLETAERDGDDWDALAALAAEIREARPSMVVVANRVNRAMAAVTAESPMAVEQAATETLNHAVTADRVAAAVAAEKVGDRLATLSRSGTVRAVVDATAPEAVLIAESRPGSEGVGVAETLADSTAVTLTTDAAFGHGLDAWSADTLVVGADRVFPDGRVVNKVGTRSAALSAAAAETDCYAVCATDKIAPRATWDSEEREPQGMYDGDADIAVLNPTFDVTPASAVTVVTERGVLETSDIEKIADAHQDRSEWAERR
- a CDS encoding fluoride efflux transporter FluC; translated protein: MADTHPLVTVETIVLVGLGGFAGSNLRYFVGLFFPGLQGTLLVNVCGSFALGVLVYEGLQVGALASETKLAASTGFISSFTTYSTFAVETVLTPEWAVANVVGSYALGFAGVLVGRETVRLVTGGER
- a CDS encoding protein-L-isoaspartate(D-aspartate) O-methyltransferase; amino-acid sequence: MADWDRQRSRLSDRLRERVVDEDVLAAIASVPRHLFVPDDKRHAAYADRPLPIGSGQTISAPHMVAIMAEILDLSPGDQVLEIGTGCGYHAAVTAELVGPENVYSVEYHAPLADDARETLDATGYGEVSVRAGDGKQGWPEHAPYDRTYLTCAAPEFPAPLVDQTRDSGVLLAPLGDGQQRLIRAEKQADGTVNRVDHGGVRFVPLQ
- a CDS encoding DUF7382 domain-containing protein; amino-acid sequence: MSDSLWRDERAIEGLPIRLVIALVVGVACLSVMMSTISGIETLQVTEVDVEPHPEVANPGSQDIVVTVVDSKGSPVSGATVVAKSGTATLSSVKTGETGGEGNATLSLSPSLGPNQQDGTVTFEVKPPAGSSYKDARSNTDLLVVKSP
- a CDS encoding archaea-specific SMC-related protein, which produces MPESKQGYSVAHFEVTNIGGIDETAVDIPPGVTVLTGKNATNRTSFLQSIMAAMGSTQATLKGDADEGRVALTYGDEVYERTLTRAGDAVQFDGEGYLDDPAVADLFAFLLETNEARRSVARGDDLREIIMRPVDIDAIRSEVEQLEAEKGEINDELATVESRQRDLPDLEQRRTELREQIEEKREKLAEREEEIDNSSRDIEESRQEQDVLEEKLDELRSTRSDLESVRRDIEAQEESISSLKRERSDLEDELDELPETPMGDQQHLEDEIASLRDQRQRLNSEISDLQSLIQYNEERLEEEDYDVIQSLEDAPEGSGGAVTEQLLESEDEESVVCWTCGSTVDREQIEDTVDRLQDLRRGKVEDLNDIKSELDDLKTDQREAEKKQRRRENVERKIQETETEIERREEQISSLKDRREELTADVESLEDEVDNLESEDFDEILALHREANQLEFEIDSLESDLDDVSAEIEEIEELVNRADDLREERDALVEELTDKRTKIDQIEANAVDQFNEHMDAILGILEYENLERIWIERIEQTVREGRQKVDRTVFELHIVRTTENGAAYEDTIEHLSESEREVTGLIFALAGYLVHDLHESVPFMLLDSLEAIDSARIAELVEYFADYAEHLVVALLPEDAQALDDDFNRITSI
- a CDS encoding HVO_0476 family zinc finger protein; the encoded protein is MTDATPGDRIALPCPACSPDLETVHEVLKPGGHVTVRCTDCDHVHKEQLPEEETLERSVVVSQDGDSFTAEVDVPAEEELSVGEEFLLETEEAVVTARITSLETADGREDEAAAEDVETIWSRAVGNVSVNVTMHPKDGTHDETESFKLHVPGDYEFVVGETEAFGEEEFTVEGIHVRDDAHGYDHENMDHDGDMGIAKDINRLYVRDESTTAWSAW
- a CDS encoding protein-L-isoaspartate O-methyltransferase family protein; translated protein: MDPAVLRDDMVDSLQHDSKGVVRSAWLSTAMRAVPREAFVGEQQAYSDRPFERLGTRVLSPSTAGRVLETLSPAEDDDVLVVGAGVGYTAAVLAEHVGAANVHAIDITRRLVIEARQNLAEAGYEAVLVDRRDGADGLPEYAPYDRILLEAAAIDPPRALLKQLTDDGRLVMPLGTGEQSLAVVDADGSVERHGTVAFQPMLVEGEQADTVERNRTHREDREHARRAAQSRAGWEQEWIDWDG
- a CDS encoding DUF1648 domain-containing protein; translation: MARQQSRADIVSGVIIALTALAGVAVWSRLPAEVAIHFSASGRPDNYVSKPVGVVLMPALMIATLVVLKWTFRYDPPDVPHVAATVTVATMAFMGAIHGLVLAWNLGYPVPFDLVLVGSLVWAAFVVGYAVKTEYAHG
- a CDS encoding ATP-binding protein, which encodes MVVLGREEATGPTTRLGHYRARDGSRGAEVDLDVDRPHVGLVVGKRGSGKTYTLGVLAEGLVAAEGVAPVVIDPMGAFTPLGTADVPATVMHPSVRADALDPRQWCTVLGLDPEQGPGALVWRAAAECATLDGMRSWVADADAAAGTTRSAANYLALAASWDIFDAAGIETGTLCSDSLTVLDMSGLAARPAGAVLAAVATSLYDARMAEQTCRLPWLLVDEAHAFTDGVARRPLRRLVTRGRQPGVSCVLATQRPSAVPATTVSQTDLLVAHRLTSAADIDALQAAQPTYLDGDFAARLPETTGDALVVDDGTESVHHVTVRERRTPHGGGTPRASDLDADREQECSVARAEK
- a CDS encoding aminotransferase class V-fold PLP-dependent enzyme; protein product: MDPGDLRASIPALERCTYFNTGASGPTPRPVVDAATAFLERHAFDAPAAEGPYTVAWDAIAAARDVVAGHIGTDAANVAFTRSTADGVNMVAGAIDWQPGDVVVRTDLEHPACTLPWDRLADTHDVEVRLLETDGGRLDMAAVNDVVADARLVALSSLTWTHGTRLPVSAVVDAAHDAGAQVLVDAVQSVGQHPVDVTEWGADFVTAAGHKWLLGVWGGGFLYVDPDAYDRLHQTRIGYRSVEDPGADGYDYHEGARRFEVGTTSPVPYVALAHAIETVEAVGFDTIQPRVERLTDRLKDGLGDRLLSPRDYESGLVTFTADDPEATVERLAAEGIIIRSLPHPEALRASVHAFNTADDIDRLLDAL